In Wolinella succinogenes DSM 1740, a single genomic region encodes these proteins:
- the ftsA gene encoding cell division protein FtsA: MNQTILGIDIGSTKICTIIADIKDGVPHVIGTGIHKSQGLKKGAITNIELASRAIKSAINDAKRVAGTNFSKAIVSISGVYTKSINSSGIVNIPNSEIGIKEINRVMQTALYNATIPNEYEVLHVLPYNFKVDDQDFIDDPLGMSGNRLEVFVHIVTAQRSSLGNLKKAVKAAGVEIENIVLSAYASAIAVLNDDEKELGVACIDMGGSTCDLMVHAGNSIKYNDFLGVGSNHITNDLSMALRTPLSAAERVKVEYGSLNKHQDSGGDLIELPIIGDETSTHQVSLEVVHNVIYARVEETLMILAKSLEKSMLKEHLGAGVVLTGGMVKLDGIRELAGAIFSHMPVRIARPLEIDGLFENLRDPSYATAIGLILYGAGRFTNYEIDSEKKIRFKTEKFHEEGGSIPPLLSTPEIKESPRNSSLTPPAESKSAADIKHDLSKIAEIQKSKKEGPNPFTKFWQWLTQLF; the protein is encoded by the coding sequence TTGAATCAGACCATATTGGGAATTGACATCGGGTCCACCAAAATTTGCACCATCATCGCCGACATCAAAGATGGCGTGCCTCATGTCATTGGAACAGGCATCCACAAATCCCAAGGATTAAAAAAAGGCGCTATCACCAATATCGAGCTGGCCAGTCGAGCGATCAAAAGTGCCATTAACGACGCCAAGCGCGTGGCAGGCACCAACTTCTCCAAGGCGATCGTCTCCATCTCTGGCGTCTACACCAAAAGTATCAATAGCTCAGGAATTGTCAATATTCCCAATAGTGAGATTGGCATCAAAGAGATCAATCGTGTCATGCAAACCGCTCTCTACAATGCCACGATTCCCAATGAATACGAAGTCCTCCATGTCCTCCCTTACAATTTCAAGGTGGACGATCAAGACTTTATTGATGACCCCCTAGGAATGAGCGGGAATCGCCTCGAAGTCTTTGTCCATATCGTCACCGCCCAGCGCTCTAGCCTCGGAAATCTCAAAAAAGCCGTCAAAGCTGCAGGAGTTGAGATCGAAAACATTGTGCTTAGCGCCTATGCTTCAGCCATTGCGGTGCTCAATGATGATGAAAAAGAGCTAGGCGTGGCTTGCATCGACATGGGGGGGAGCACCTGCGACCTCATGGTGCATGCGGGCAACTCCATCAAATACAACGACTTCCTTGGCGTGGGCTCCAATCACATCACCAATGACCTCTCCATGGCGCTTCGCACCCCCTTGAGTGCAGCAGAACGAGTGAAGGTGGAGTATGGCTCCCTTAATAAACATCAAGATTCTGGGGGCGATCTCATCGAACTCCCCATCATTGGGGATGAGACCTCCACCCATCAAGTCTCCCTAGAGGTGGTTCACAATGTCATCTACGCCAGAGTCGAAGAGACGCTGATGATTTTGGCGAAGTCCCTAGAAAAAAGTATGCTTAAGGAGCATCTAGGTGCGGGCGTGGTACTCACAGGGGGCATGGTGAAACTGGATGGAATCAGAGAGCTAGCGGGAGCGATCTTCTCTCATATGCCTGTAAGAATCGCACGACCGCTGGAGATTGATGGACTCTTTGAGAATCTTCGAGACCCAAGCTACGCCACCGCTATTGGCCTTATCCTCTATGGAGCGGGTCGATTCACCAACTACGAAATTGATTCGGAAAAGAAGATTCGCTTCAAAACAGAGAAGTTCCACGAAGAGGGGGGGTCGATTCCTCCTCTTCTCTCCACACCAGAGATCAAAGAATCTCCGCGAAACAGCTCTTTAACTCCTCCTGCGGAGAGCAAGAGCGCCGCGGATATTAAGCATGATCTCTCCAAAATTGCTGAGATACAAAAGAGCAAAAAAGAGGGTCCCAATCCTTTCACCAAGTTTTGGCAATGGCTAACCCAACTTTTTTAA